A genomic window from Eleginops maclovinus isolate JMC-PN-2008 ecotype Puerto Natales chromosome 9, JC_Emac_rtc_rv5, whole genome shotgun sequence includes:
- the kdr gene encoding vascular endothelial growth factor receptor 2 isoform X2, translating to MMAQGVIPLFGIILKIIFVAAIELRFMPDPPTLNIYGNHRMNKSDDLELTCRGRQYLRWATPPTSTRFSTSDCSGSGLFCTTLRISNATVNETGQYQCSYRDLKVEDGKTSAAAYVFVHDYKVPFVPSDKEFEVVFIREGERVVIPCRGSVENLNVTLHTYPNKELHPDGKDSLWDARTGFTVPSHLISYAGVVSCQTRIGNETFKSPLYIVAVVGFKIYELTLTPTQLRLSVGEKLELLCTAKTELNVGIEFNWTHSGQALSSVNGSSEPHATPHKKKLWNSLELSNKLEVHNVNVDHAGEYTCSASSGQMEKSASAFLTVYEKPFIDIKEPWRKVWEVNVGDQTSIPVKYTAYPDPELKCLKNGRPLKDDYRIKLRSEALIFHKVTEMDAGNYTIVLINKITKEERRLSFQLLVNVPPRIIEKEVAVDTDVYLYGSSPTLRCTARGFPTPTHIQWQWMSKEDCPEAFLPGLMKSELPLAECKGWRDISNSTGYHPVERIDAEHAPKKIVSSLKIQKAEAHALYRCITANKIGKDSRIIFFHVTRGLEVSVSPSNEPLEEDDVVLRCKADKLIYRNLTWFSVSNISELEQIASVQPCRPWWNVTVLRNNFERRPKSPVVLSSLEGANVTLELSLPNASLQDEGLYACQVVNIKTREKSCLLRRLSIKGLEAARILNNITDQKVNVSATVNLLCDAAGMPRPVVVWTKNNHTVVEGSGVILSQHNHLLTIQRVKKEDSGLYSCTACNSRGCDSSQAYLTTEGAEEKTNVELIVPIGSVVIAMFFWLLIVFVIRGRKRPSGGDLKTGYLSMILDSEDMPMDEQCERLTYDANKWEFPRDRLKLGDPLGRGAFGQVVEAAAFGIEKATTCTTVAVKMLKEGATSSEYRALMSELKILIHIGHHLNVVNLLGACTKPGGPLMVIVEYCKHGNLSSYLKSKRGEYSPYKRKRVDSQKWASAEEDVTEGDLGLGKIAQLDICTGTAVCSRAADRTSGSNMDTQEESSDDQHLTMEDLICYSFQVAKGMEFLSSRKCIHRDLAARNILLSENNVVKICDFGLARDVYKDPDYVRKGDARLPLKWMAPETIFDRVYTTQSDVWSFGVLLWEIFSLGASPYPGVCIDELFCRRLKEGTRMRPPEYATTEIYQTMLDCWLDRPTDRPTFAELVEHMGNLLQASAYQDGKDYIPLTVGSEAEGSPVTPDPRSPYSRPQSGEILEAQLHYDNPPSFGRPLSLKTFDDVPVAQSSVMEGHTDSGGFSPEEVKGLNQQLATTPNFSQLLRCKSKESLASESSNQTSGYQSGYHSDDTDTPIYANEEVILKHNMRKKPPLPKTPDKYNMEIRYSTPPV from the exons ATGATGGCTCAGGGAGTCATTCCATTGTTTGGCATTATCctgaaaatcatttttgttGCTG CAATTGAACTGAGGTTTATGCCTGACCCACCAACGCTGAACATCTATGGCAACCACAGGATGAACAAATCTGACGACCTTGAACTGACATGCAG AGGTCGGCAGTACCTGAGGTGGGCTACCCCTCCTACCAGCACTCGCTTCTCCACCAGTGACTGCAGTGGATCGGGTCTCTTCTGCACAACTCTTCGGATTTCCAACGCAACTGTAAATGAAACGGGACAGTACCAGTGCTCGTACAGGGACCTGAAAGTGGAAGATGGCAAGACTTCAGCAGCAGCTTATGTGTTTGTTCAcg ATTACAAAGTGCCATTTGTGCCGTCTGACAAAGAATTCGAGGTGGTGTTCATCCGTGAGGGAGAGCGGGTGGTGATACCATGCCGAGGCTCGGTGGAGAACCTTAACGTCACGCTGCATACT TATCCAAATAAGGAGCTTCATCCCGATGGTAAGGACTCCCTGTGGGACGCCAGGACGGGTTTCACTGTCCCCAGTCACCTGATCAGCTACGCCGGCGTCGTGTCCTGCCAGACTCGGATTGGAAACGAAACATTTAAGTCGCCTCTCTacattgttgctgttgttg GATTCAAGATCTATGAACTCACCCTGACCCCCACGCAACTGAGGCTGTCTGTGGGGGAGAAGCTGGAGCTCCTCTGCACCGCCAAAACTGAGCTCAATGTGGGCATCGAGTTCAACTGGACGCATTCTGGTCAGGCGCTG TCCTCAGTGAATGGTTCGAGTGAGCCGCACGCGACTCCCCACAAGAAGAAGCTGTGGAACTCCCTGGAGCTGTCCAACAAACTCGAAGTACATAACGTGAACGTGGATCACGCCGGGGAATACACCTGCTCTGCGTCCAGTGGGCAGATGGAGAAAAGTGCCTCAGCATTTCTCACAGTTTATG aaaAGCCTTTTATTGATATAAAAGAGCCATGGAGGAAGGTTTGGGAGGTAAATGTGGGAGATCAAACATCTATTCCTGTCAAGTACACAGCCTACCCAGACCCCGAATTGAAATG CTTAAAAAATGGCCGACCACTGAAAGATGACTACAGAATAAAGCTGAGAAGTGAAGCCCTCATCTTCCACAAAGTCACAGAAATGGATGCTGGGAATTATACAATCGTCCTGATTAATAAGATAACTAAAGAGGAACGGAGACTCTCTTTCCAGCTGCTGGTCAACG TGCCTCCTCGTATCATTGAGAAGGAGGTGGCAGTGGACACTGATGTGTACCTGTACGGCAGCAGCCCCACCCTAAGGTGCACCGCCCGTGGATTTCCCACACCTACACACATCCAGTGGCAGTGGATGTCCAAAGAGGACTGTCCAGAGGCCTTTCT GCCAGGGCTGATGAAGTCTGAGTTACCACTAGCGGAGTGTAAAGGTTGGAGAGACATCAGCAATAGCACCGGTTACCACCCAGTGGAACGAATTGATGCTGAGCATGCCCCAAAG AAGATTGTGAGCTCTTTGAAAATCCAGAAAGCAGAGGCTCATGCCCTCTACAGATGCATAACTGCCAACAAAATAGGAAAGGATTCTCGCATCATCTTTTTCCACGTCACTC GTGGCCTTGAGGTGAGTGTGTCTCCCTCCAACGAGCCCTTAGAGGAGGATGACGTGGTTCTGCGCTGTAAGGCCGACAAGCTGATCTACAGAAACCTGACCTGGTTCAGTGTGAGCAACATCTCAGAGTTGGAACAGATTGCGTCGGTGCAGCCCTGTCGCCCCTGGTGGAATGTGACTGTACTAAGgaacaattttgag CGGAGGCCTAAGTCACCTGTAGTGCTGTCCAGCCTGGAGGGCGCCAACGTGACCCTGGAGCTGTCGCTGCCCAACGCCTCCCTTCAGGATGAGGGTCTCTATGCCTGTCAGGTGGTAAACATCAAGACTCGGGAAAAATCCTGCCTGCTCCGCCGTCTTTCTATCAAAG GTCTTGAGGCTGCAAGGATCTTAAATAATATCACAGATCAAAAAGTGAATGTGAGTGCTACGGTCAATCTCCTCTGTGACGCTGCTGGGATGCCGAGGCCAGTGGTGGTGTGGACCAAAAACAACCACACTGTGGTGGAGGGCTCAG GCGTGATTCTGAGTCAGCACAACCACCTTCTGACGATTCAGCGCGTGAAGAAGGAGGACAGCGGTTTGTACAGCTGCACTGCCTGTAACAGCCGTGGCTGTGACTCCTCGCAGGCCTACTTGACGACTGAAG GTGCAGAGGAAAAGACTAATGTGGAACTGATTGTTCCAATTGGGTCAGTGGTCATCGCCATGTTCTTCTGGTTACTGATCGTCTTTGTCATCCGTGGAAGAAAGAGA CCAAGTGGTGGGGATCTAAAGACGGGCTACCTGTCCATGATCCTGGACTCTGAGGACATGCCCATGGACGAGCAGTGTGAAAGGCTAACGTATGATGCTAACAAATGGGAGTTTCCTCGGGACAGGCTGAAGCTAG gtgACCCACTGGGAAGAGGAGCGTTTGGTCAGGTGGTCGAAGCAGCTGCCTTTGGCATCGAGAAAGCTACCACGTGCACCACTGTAGCAGTCAAGATGCTTAAGG AGGGAGCCACGTCGAGTGAGTACCGTGCCTTGATGTCAGAGCTGAAAATTCTCATTCATATTGGACATCATCTCAACGTAGTCAACCTGCTGGGAGCCTGTACAAAGCCTGGAG GGCCTCTGATGGTGATTGTGGAGTACTGTAAACACGGGAACCTCTCCAGCTACCTGAAGAGCAAGCGAGGAGAGTACAGCCCCTACAAG AGGAAGCGGGTGGATAGCCAGAAGTGGGCCTCAGCAGAGGAGGATGTGACCGAAGGGGATCTGGGCCTGGGGAAGATTGCCCAGCTTGACATCTGCACAGGGACGGCTGTCTGCTCCAGAGCTGCAGACAGGACATCAGGCAGCAACATGGACACTCAGGAAG AGAGCTCAGATGATCAACATCTGACAATGGAGGACCTGATATGCTACAGCTTCCAGGTGGCTAAAGGCATGGAGTTTCTGTCCTCCCGCAAG TGTATCCACAGAGATCTAGCTGCCAGAAACATCCTGCTTTCAGAGAACAATGTGGTGAAGATCTGCGACTTTGGCCTCGCTAGAGATGTCTACAAAGACCCTGACTATGTCCGCAAGGGAGAT GCACGTCTCCCTCTGAAGTGGATGGCTCCGGAGACCATCTTCGACCGGGTGTACACCACACAAAGCGATGTCTGGTCCTTTGGGGTTCTGCTCTGGGAGATCTTTTCTCTAG GGGCTTCTCCCTATCCTGGTGTTTGCATCGACGAGTTGTTCTGCAGGAGGCTTAAGGAGGGCACCAGGATGCGACCCCCAGAATACGCCACCACTGAGAT ATACCAGACCATGTTGGACTGCTGGCTCGATCGTCCAACAGACAGGCCAACATTTGCAGAGCTGGTCGAACATATGGGCAACCTGCTGCAGGCCAGCGCTTACCAG GATGGGAAGGACTACATCCCTCTGACAGTAGGAAGTGAGGCAGAAGGATCTCCAGTGACACCTGACCCCAGGAGTCCCTACAGCAGGCCCCAAAGTGGAGAAATCCTGGAGGCTCAGCTCCACTATGACAACCCACCATCCTTTGG TCGGCCCCTGAGTCTCAAAACGTTTGACGACGTCCCGGTGGCACAAAGCAGTGTCATG GAGGGTCACACAGACAGTGGGGGCTTCTCACCAGAGGAGGTAAAGGGTTTGAATCAACAGCTGGCAACCACGCCAAACTTCAG CCAGCTGCTGCGCTGTAAGAGTAAAGAGTCTCTAGCCTCTGAGTCATCCAATCAGACGAGCGGATACCAGTCCGGCTACCACTCTGACGACACAGACACCCCCATCTATGCCAACGAGGAGGTGATCTTGAAGCACAACATGCGGAAGAAGCCTCCGCTGCCCAAGACGCCTGACAAATATAACATGGAGATCCGCTACAGCACACCACCTGTCTGA
- the kdr gene encoding vascular endothelial growth factor receptor 2 isoform X1 has translation MMAQGVIPLFGIILKIIFVAAIELRFMPDPPTLNIYGNHRMNKSDDLELTCRGRQYLRWATPPTSTRFSTSDCSGSGLFCTTLRISNATVNETGQYQCSYRDLKVEDGKTSAAAYVFVHDYKVPFVPSDKEFEVVFIREGERVVIPCRGSVENLNVTLHTKYPNKELHPDGKDSLWDARTGFTVPSHLISYAGVVSCQTRIGNETFKSPLYIVAVVGFKIYELTLTPTQLRLSVGEKLELLCTAKTELNVGIEFNWTHSGQALSSVNGSSEPHATPHKKKLWNSLELSNKLEVHNVNVDHAGEYTCSASSGQMEKSASAFLTVYEKPFIDIKEPWRKVWEVNVGDQTSIPVKYTAYPDPELKCLKNGRPLKDDYRIKLRSEALIFHKVTEMDAGNYTIVLINKITKEERRLSFQLLVNVPPRIIEKEVAVDTDVYLYGSSPTLRCTARGFPTPTHIQWQWMSKEDCPEAFLPGLMKSELPLAECKGWRDISNSTGYHPVERIDAEHAPKKIVSSLKIQKAEAHALYRCITANKIGKDSRIIFFHVTRGLEVSVSPSNEPLEEDDVVLRCKADKLIYRNLTWFSVSNISELEQIASVQPCRPWWNVTVLRNNFERRPKSPVVLSSLEGANVTLELSLPNASLQDEGLYACQVVNIKTREKSCLLRRLSIKGLEAARILNNITDQKVNVSATVNLLCDAAGMPRPVVVWTKNNHTVVEGSGVILSQHNHLLTIQRVKKEDSGLYSCTACNSRGCDSSQAYLTTEGAEEKTNVELIVPIGSVVIAMFFWLLIVFVIRGRKRPSGGDLKTGYLSMILDSEDMPMDEQCERLTYDANKWEFPRDRLKLGDPLGRGAFGQVVEAAAFGIEKATTCTTVAVKMLKEGATSSEYRALMSELKILIHIGHHLNVVNLLGACTKPGGPLMVIVEYCKHGNLSSYLKSKRGEYSPYKRKRVDSQKWASAEEDVTEGDLGLGKIAQLDICTGTAVCSRAADRTSGSNMDTQEESSDDQHLTMEDLICYSFQVAKGMEFLSSRKCIHRDLAARNILLSENNVVKICDFGLARDVYKDPDYVRKGDARLPLKWMAPETIFDRVYTTQSDVWSFGVLLWEIFSLGASPYPGVCIDELFCRRLKEGTRMRPPEYATTEIYQTMLDCWLDRPTDRPTFAELVEHMGNLLQASAYQDGKDYIPLTVGSEAEGSPVTPDPRSPYSRPQSGEILEAQLHYDNPPSFGRPLSLKTFDDVPVAQSSVMEGHTDSGGFSPEEVKGLNQQLATTPNFSQLLRCKSKESLASESSNQTSGYQSGYHSDDTDTPIYANEEVILKHNMRKKPPLPKTPDKYNMEIRYSTPPV, from the exons ATGATGGCTCAGGGAGTCATTCCATTGTTTGGCATTATCctgaaaatcatttttgttGCTG CAATTGAACTGAGGTTTATGCCTGACCCACCAACGCTGAACATCTATGGCAACCACAGGATGAACAAATCTGACGACCTTGAACTGACATGCAG AGGTCGGCAGTACCTGAGGTGGGCTACCCCTCCTACCAGCACTCGCTTCTCCACCAGTGACTGCAGTGGATCGGGTCTCTTCTGCACAACTCTTCGGATTTCCAACGCAACTGTAAATGAAACGGGACAGTACCAGTGCTCGTACAGGGACCTGAAAGTGGAAGATGGCAAGACTTCAGCAGCAGCTTATGTGTTTGTTCAcg ATTACAAAGTGCCATTTGTGCCGTCTGACAAAGAATTCGAGGTGGTGTTCATCCGTGAGGGAGAGCGGGTGGTGATACCATGCCGAGGCTCGGTGGAGAACCTTAACGTCACGCTGCATACT AAGTATCCAAATAAGGAGCTTCATCCCGATGGTAAGGACTCCCTGTGGGACGCCAGGACGGGTTTCACTGTCCCCAGTCACCTGATCAGCTACGCCGGCGTCGTGTCCTGCCAGACTCGGATTGGAAACGAAACATTTAAGTCGCCTCTCTacattgttgctgttgttg GATTCAAGATCTATGAACTCACCCTGACCCCCACGCAACTGAGGCTGTCTGTGGGGGAGAAGCTGGAGCTCCTCTGCACCGCCAAAACTGAGCTCAATGTGGGCATCGAGTTCAACTGGACGCATTCTGGTCAGGCGCTG TCCTCAGTGAATGGTTCGAGTGAGCCGCACGCGACTCCCCACAAGAAGAAGCTGTGGAACTCCCTGGAGCTGTCCAACAAACTCGAAGTACATAACGTGAACGTGGATCACGCCGGGGAATACACCTGCTCTGCGTCCAGTGGGCAGATGGAGAAAAGTGCCTCAGCATTTCTCACAGTTTATG aaaAGCCTTTTATTGATATAAAAGAGCCATGGAGGAAGGTTTGGGAGGTAAATGTGGGAGATCAAACATCTATTCCTGTCAAGTACACAGCCTACCCAGACCCCGAATTGAAATG CTTAAAAAATGGCCGACCACTGAAAGATGACTACAGAATAAAGCTGAGAAGTGAAGCCCTCATCTTCCACAAAGTCACAGAAATGGATGCTGGGAATTATACAATCGTCCTGATTAATAAGATAACTAAAGAGGAACGGAGACTCTCTTTCCAGCTGCTGGTCAACG TGCCTCCTCGTATCATTGAGAAGGAGGTGGCAGTGGACACTGATGTGTACCTGTACGGCAGCAGCCCCACCCTAAGGTGCACCGCCCGTGGATTTCCCACACCTACACACATCCAGTGGCAGTGGATGTCCAAAGAGGACTGTCCAGAGGCCTTTCT GCCAGGGCTGATGAAGTCTGAGTTACCACTAGCGGAGTGTAAAGGTTGGAGAGACATCAGCAATAGCACCGGTTACCACCCAGTGGAACGAATTGATGCTGAGCATGCCCCAAAG AAGATTGTGAGCTCTTTGAAAATCCAGAAAGCAGAGGCTCATGCCCTCTACAGATGCATAACTGCCAACAAAATAGGAAAGGATTCTCGCATCATCTTTTTCCACGTCACTC GTGGCCTTGAGGTGAGTGTGTCTCCCTCCAACGAGCCCTTAGAGGAGGATGACGTGGTTCTGCGCTGTAAGGCCGACAAGCTGATCTACAGAAACCTGACCTGGTTCAGTGTGAGCAACATCTCAGAGTTGGAACAGATTGCGTCGGTGCAGCCCTGTCGCCCCTGGTGGAATGTGACTGTACTAAGgaacaattttgag CGGAGGCCTAAGTCACCTGTAGTGCTGTCCAGCCTGGAGGGCGCCAACGTGACCCTGGAGCTGTCGCTGCCCAACGCCTCCCTTCAGGATGAGGGTCTCTATGCCTGTCAGGTGGTAAACATCAAGACTCGGGAAAAATCCTGCCTGCTCCGCCGTCTTTCTATCAAAG GTCTTGAGGCTGCAAGGATCTTAAATAATATCACAGATCAAAAAGTGAATGTGAGTGCTACGGTCAATCTCCTCTGTGACGCTGCTGGGATGCCGAGGCCAGTGGTGGTGTGGACCAAAAACAACCACACTGTGGTGGAGGGCTCAG GCGTGATTCTGAGTCAGCACAACCACCTTCTGACGATTCAGCGCGTGAAGAAGGAGGACAGCGGTTTGTACAGCTGCACTGCCTGTAACAGCCGTGGCTGTGACTCCTCGCAGGCCTACTTGACGACTGAAG GTGCAGAGGAAAAGACTAATGTGGAACTGATTGTTCCAATTGGGTCAGTGGTCATCGCCATGTTCTTCTGGTTACTGATCGTCTTTGTCATCCGTGGAAGAAAGAGA CCAAGTGGTGGGGATCTAAAGACGGGCTACCTGTCCATGATCCTGGACTCTGAGGACATGCCCATGGACGAGCAGTGTGAAAGGCTAACGTATGATGCTAACAAATGGGAGTTTCCTCGGGACAGGCTGAAGCTAG gtgACCCACTGGGAAGAGGAGCGTTTGGTCAGGTGGTCGAAGCAGCTGCCTTTGGCATCGAGAAAGCTACCACGTGCACCACTGTAGCAGTCAAGATGCTTAAGG AGGGAGCCACGTCGAGTGAGTACCGTGCCTTGATGTCAGAGCTGAAAATTCTCATTCATATTGGACATCATCTCAACGTAGTCAACCTGCTGGGAGCCTGTACAAAGCCTGGAG GGCCTCTGATGGTGATTGTGGAGTACTGTAAACACGGGAACCTCTCCAGCTACCTGAAGAGCAAGCGAGGAGAGTACAGCCCCTACAAG AGGAAGCGGGTGGATAGCCAGAAGTGGGCCTCAGCAGAGGAGGATGTGACCGAAGGGGATCTGGGCCTGGGGAAGATTGCCCAGCTTGACATCTGCACAGGGACGGCTGTCTGCTCCAGAGCTGCAGACAGGACATCAGGCAGCAACATGGACACTCAGGAAG AGAGCTCAGATGATCAACATCTGACAATGGAGGACCTGATATGCTACAGCTTCCAGGTGGCTAAAGGCATGGAGTTTCTGTCCTCCCGCAAG TGTATCCACAGAGATCTAGCTGCCAGAAACATCCTGCTTTCAGAGAACAATGTGGTGAAGATCTGCGACTTTGGCCTCGCTAGAGATGTCTACAAAGACCCTGACTATGTCCGCAAGGGAGAT GCACGTCTCCCTCTGAAGTGGATGGCTCCGGAGACCATCTTCGACCGGGTGTACACCACACAAAGCGATGTCTGGTCCTTTGGGGTTCTGCTCTGGGAGATCTTTTCTCTAG GGGCTTCTCCCTATCCTGGTGTTTGCATCGACGAGTTGTTCTGCAGGAGGCTTAAGGAGGGCACCAGGATGCGACCCCCAGAATACGCCACCACTGAGAT ATACCAGACCATGTTGGACTGCTGGCTCGATCGTCCAACAGACAGGCCAACATTTGCAGAGCTGGTCGAACATATGGGCAACCTGCTGCAGGCCAGCGCTTACCAG GATGGGAAGGACTACATCCCTCTGACAGTAGGAAGTGAGGCAGAAGGATCTCCAGTGACACCTGACCCCAGGAGTCCCTACAGCAGGCCCCAAAGTGGAGAAATCCTGGAGGCTCAGCTCCACTATGACAACCCACCATCCTTTGG TCGGCCCCTGAGTCTCAAAACGTTTGACGACGTCCCGGTGGCACAAAGCAGTGTCATG GAGGGTCACACAGACAGTGGGGGCTTCTCACCAGAGGAGGTAAAGGGTTTGAATCAACAGCTGGCAACCACGCCAAACTTCAG CCAGCTGCTGCGCTGTAAGAGTAAAGAGTCTCTAGCCTCTGAGTCATCCAATCAGACGAGCGGATACCAGTCCGGCTACCACTCTGACGACACAGACACCCCCATCTATGCCAACGAGGAGGTGATCTTGAAGCACAACATGCGGAAGAAGCCTCCGCTGCCCAAGACGCCTGACAAATATAACATGGAGATCCGCTACAGCACACCACCTGTCTGA